AAGGGCATGACAGAGGAACACAATTACCTATAACACACACACATTCACTCACACACATAGTTACTCCCCCATACCTACACTTTACTATGGGAGACACATacataaaattatttattaacCAATACCAAAATGTGGGAAAACTACCTTCGTAACACAATCAACACACATGTGAAACTCACCCATAAGAAGAATATTATCCACTAGAGAGATAAGATCATGCATCAAAATAAAACTCATAGCACTAACATTATTCATGGGCCAATTAGATACTTTTTTATGTTGTTTAATCAAATTAATGACTTGAAATTCTTGGTTATGAACTTTGCTACTAGAAATAAGAACATGATGAGTTTTATTATTAACTACCAAAGACTGTTCAAGAGTGGAAAATAAAAGAATAGGATCGAGTGTGGGTGGCTCACCAACAGAAGTCTTAACAATGGTCTTAGGATCAAAATAACCATCCTCAAGTTGGATTTCATGATTAGAACAAATGACATTCAATTCCTCAAACATATCATCACAAGTGAAATTCTTATATAACTCATGAAGTTCTCTATTGCTCTCATACTCACGCGAAACATCTTCCTCAAGAAAAGACTCAATTTCAATATCCTCAAGATTCGACCAAGACGTAACCTCATCTATCAAGTTAACTCCTATAGGTTGTTCAAAAAGCTAATTAGGTTGATTTCCTACATTAAAGATATTCAGATCAATCGACATGTTTCCAAATGTGAGTTTCGTCGAACCATTTCTACAGTTAATCAAAGCATTAGAGGTGGCAAGAAAAGGCCTTCCTAAAATGATGGGGATTTGATTTTTCAGATTTTTGACTGGTTCGGTCTCTAGGACAACAAAATCGACAGGGAAGACAAAATCACCATTTTTTATCAAAACATCTTCAACTATACCCTTAAGAGTTTTAACAGAATGATCAGCTAATTGAAGAGTAATACTGGTCTTTTTAAGTTCACCTAAGCCCAAGGCTTGATAGACAGATAAAAATAACTTGATGTGTAAAATAACAACAAGTGCGCAGCGGTTAATTGTAGAAAATACAGGTCGGTCCACAGAGACTATGAATTTTCAAAACCCTAACAATTTAAATCAGGCGAACTAGACAATAATATTTGAGAGGAGTTTGAATTAACCTAATTAGCAAATATATCAAATAATATGAAAAACCTAGGAATCCGAATATGTTAATCAATCACAATTAATATCAACTCGCCCTAAACTCAATTCTCTTTTCTTCactaataaattttaattaacgaGACAAGCATATACTATGAAACTTGTTATCTAACAATAAACCATCAAAACTTTATGGAGCAAGCATAAGTTATGAAAAATAAACctgataacaataatatatcaaaattactttgtcaattaaacaattaagcaccaagaaaaaattatgagaatcaaataataggaacgagaagatatcaaagcaattaaattaacttcatcttcatcctagggaacaaatttagttatacatgataaaaagatgaaCAAAACAAATAACTAATTGAATGTCTTGGGTGTTGGAATGTTGAATGTTGAATGTTTAAAATACAAGAGGGGAGACCCATATATATAGCGAAAATATGAGAGTTCGGTTCTTGGAATACAAGTAGAATTCTTAAAGTAAATTCTTCTTCTTTTCCAATAAGGATTCTATTTATCTTCCAATTCCCTTGACTTCTAGAATAGTCCACATCCTTCCTTATTTGCTACttttccaactcaaattctgattttatttattttcctacaaaacaaagtaaaataatttatttattaataaaattacgaAAAAAGACATAAAATAGGTATTAATAATATGCAATAATATAAACCTATCAGCCACCCCTTCTAGTATAATGGAGTCATGCATGATATGAGGAGAGGACTCCCCTCTTAGTGATATGAGGAGAGGACTCCCCTCTTACTAGTATGAGAAGAGGACTCCCATCTTAGTAGTATGAGGAGAGGACTCCCCTCTTAGTAGTATCAGGAGAGGACTCCCCTCTTAGTAGTATGAGGAGAGGACTCCACTCTTGTTGAGAGGTAGACTTGATCCCTATCTTGTTGAGAGGTGGACATGACTCCCTTCACGATTGAGAGGTGGACAGGACTCCAGTCTTGTTGAGAGGTGCACATGACCCCCTTACTGCTGGAGACGCGGATAAGACTCACCTCCTAGTAAGAGGAGGGTAGGACTTACTTTCTTGTAAGAGTAGGACATGACCCCCTTCCTGTTGGAGAGGCAGACATGACTCACCTCATAGTAAGAGGTGGGCATGTGTCATCTCCTAGTATGAGGTGGACAAAACTATTCTCCTTTACATATTCTCACGTGTCATCCAACGAAGTCTTGGTCAATATGCAGTACACGGCCATGGTCCATATACAAATTACAAGAGCTCCTCCATATTCTTGAGCTTGTTTATTAAGCCCAGTATTATTAATAATTCTTGTAATGGGCCTATTTAGAGCCCATGTCCATATTTGGGCATAACAGTACACATTAAATTTATTGAATTATCCTTATTTTACTTAAAAATTTTATTAGCCTTAGTAATCGAAGTataattgaaaaagaaaaaaaatcgtTTTCAACTATAACACGTTACCTTTTTTATTCCTCTCAATTAAAACAACTTCTTTTAAATATCACGgacaagtttatttaataaaatagaataataatattataacaactaataactaaaaaattacatttttcagctacttaaatatttattttatttaaatattgtTTTACTTATGACTTTGTTAAGCTCCTTGACGTTAGCAATCCATAAATTTTTAACTGATTTACAAGAATAACTTAACATCATCATCATTATTCCTCGACAACAACAATCTCATCTCATCGTTTAAGACAATGCAATAACCCTATATTCTTAAAACAATGCAAAAGTCAAAATAATTTGCACCTCTAACCAGTAGTTGTCGCAGATATATTTGTACGGATCCACggtaaaaatatttttttatataatttttactaTTAATGTAAAGACAAATATACTTAAATTAGCCATTATCTTACAGTtcaattacataaataaaataaaaaaaatgatttttgaagTCGAATTACTtatctatctatattattatattaaatacgaaacTTTACGGTTCTTTCTTCAATTACATAATTGCCCcttcttaaaaaaattaatatctTACTCAATTTctcttatttaattaatatctaaCCAATTACCTTTATAAGTAAAATATGTTACCATTTTTATTTTCACCAACTAAAACAACTCTTTCTCGACaaatattttagacaatttctttTAATTTCTACCTTTTTTAAGTAAAACATGTCGTCTTTTTATTTTCTCCAAATAAAATAAATCTTCCTCTAAAAATATTATGGACAATTCTTTTTAATATATGTTGATTATTTATCAATCTATATATCTATCTTCTATattatctatctatctatattattatattaaagacaAAACAATTAAAGTTTGGCTAGTAGTCGGTTTGATCAgcgtaattatagtaatatttaaaataaaacactccCATAAATAGATTATTATTTAAagtataattatataaatataattgtaatatgtataataattttgattttaacaaaataatatataatattaaataaaattatactgGTAATCCAAtcctaaataaaaaataaaaataaattatatacaattagttggatttgcagcctcgaattaaaataaaataataaagaaagataaaaatttgaaagcaaattattttggtcgatataatgtcatcaagttaaaacaaacaaataaacgagttaaaataaaataaattgttATTAAATTCATTTGGAAGATATAATATCatcaaactaaaataaaattatagataTTATCAATTCGGTCTAAAAATTAGTAATATTCATTCCGGACTAAAAAgaaattaaacaaaaaattaaatataattagttgcaTTTGGTTTACATAACAGGTCTAGAGACTAAAATTAAAATTTGCTACCTCAGGGTAAAACAATATAATAAATACTACTAATCTagctaaaaaatattttatcaaaccGGATTACAACATAATGCGTTGGTCGATATAGTGTCATCAGaacaaaataaaatatgttatCTATTCGgcttaaaacaaaataatatttaaccataactaaaataaaattaaaaacaatGAAAGATTGGTTGCTAGTCGGTCTAGTCACcgtaattataataatgataaaaataaaaCACTATCATAAATAGATTAACATTCACAATATAACtatataaatacaaatagaattgtaatatgtctaatggttttgatttaaacaaattaatatatattattaaaaaaatgtaCTATTGATCCGATcctaaattaaaatataaaaaaaaattgtacaATTAATTGGATTTACAGGCTcagattaaaataaaataataaagactgataaaaaattgaaaacaaattcgtttggtcgatataatgtgaggctaaaataaaaaaaataaacgagttaaaacaaaataaattgaaaGTAAATTCATTTGGCAAATATAATGTCATCTGactaaaataaaatcatattGATTATCAATTTGGTCTAAACCATAATAATATTCATTCCGGACTAAAATGAAATTAAACAAAGagattaaatataattagttggatttgtTTGACATATCGGGTTTGATACTAAAACCAAGATTTGCTATGTCGggataaaataatataataaatactaCCAATCTagctaaaaataatattatcaaacTGGGTTGTAACATAATGTGTTGGTAGTTATAATGTCATTTGAATAAAACAAAAAATGTTATCggcttaaaataaaataatatttaactagagctaaaataaaattaaaaacaaaataaatgtaattagatggttgatataacgggcctaatattaaaataaaataatgtatattattgatatacgctaaaactaaaattaaatttaaactaAAAATAACTTTTATATTATTGATCAGTGTTATGATAAAATTAAAGTCAACATAATTTGTTATTAGGTATAATGTAGGTTTGGGATTGTGGGATAATTAAGATCTGACCCTAATAGtagaaatattaaaagtttgattgCAAATATGTGTGGAGAATGTTTTGGTTTATATAATTAAGAGGTTTTTCAATTTCTGTAATATTCAAaactattttaataaaatgaaaatacCATGATTCCTGGGTCAGTATAATTGCGTACGACTAATATAAATAAATACATGTTATTCATTCGGGCTAAAAGAATTATACAATTGATTaatgataaatcaaaattaaaataataaaataactataccggataaaataaaataatatgtacttTTTCTTTTTGCTAAATAATATGTACTTTTATTCGggttaacataattttttttaatgttgTTACATTAAATTTTTATCATTGATCCGGGTTTAAACAAATTAAACCAAAATAAATTTTAACATAATCAGTTAGATCTGTTAGGTATACCAAAGTAAATATAATTCGTTTATAATTGATGTGagttaaaatttatcttttaattaaaacatTAATTATCTTTTTTAAACATACCTATGAATTTCAACAAAATTAAATTTTGCAATCAAtgatattttttaaaaaactaaaatatcactaaattatacacatgcatatttaaaataattatcaaatcatattatcAAAAGTTTCTAACAAATAAATTTCAGAATTTCAAATTTTCActtcaaattaaattaaaaaaagtataatattaaaaatattacgTGCTATCAGATTTAGGCTGGTATTAAAATTAGAGACGAAATATATTAAAATTTGGTTTTACTTTGATCACTCATCACGGATCAATCAATCACCGATACGACACAGAAAACCGTTCCTTATATTACACAATAGGAAAGCATTATCAATCTTATTGGAATCAACTCTCAAAAGACGTAGAAAAGCCCGTTAACCAAATATAAACCGCTAAGTGTATAATAAAGGAAACATTATTTAACTTTCATGAGAATAAACATTGTTAGTCACGTTTTAGTTTGCTATAAAATAGGAAAAACTATATATACAATCAAAACTGTTGGTCGTGATTCTTGTTATCGTTAGcttaaaaataaaaaagaaacagATACACAGAGATGGACGATGTAGGTTACCTACTTGGGATTATGCTGTTGGTCATCTTCTTTATATCATCAGCATCTTCTTTTTATTATATATACCTGGGCATGGCCATCTTCATGCTCCTAATTACGTTGAGCCTCCTAATTCAGTAAGCTGGCGGCGGACATAGTATGTATAGTGTTCAAGTTAAACTGGCTTGCTAAAATGCTAGTACTGTTAAAttcaatttaagtttattaagTTTTCTTCATCTTTTTTTTTAATCACTGCTTTATATAAGTTTGTAGTAGTGTTGATATGCATGTGCGATTTCCAACGATAGTGTTCTTATATTTGAATGTCGATTTATGGTGTTGATTATATGATTTATCAGACATTATAATTAGTTATATGCTTTTCCCGCAATATTCACGTAACACGCCCAATAATTCTTTTAGATTGTAATCGACAGTGGTTCAAATTTATGTTTAGCAAAGGTATAACAAGATTTTCTAACTCTGAATTAAAAAAAGATATTGAAATATCTGTTAGTGGCTAGGACCCCAAAAAATTATATAAACAAAAAATAGGGCGGCTTATTTAAGTGAATTTGCTTAGATTGGTTTTTTTAAGAGATCTAATCTTAGACATAATAAGTTTGGATGAGTAAACCAACTGaccatatttttttttatattcaGATTTGGACTCGATATTTTTAGCTCAAAATTAACTCGGCTCGTACTTTACTAAGCCACTTGATTcagataaatatatatataaaaataataaattaatactaatcacttaaatttttattattttatttttcaattcatttattaataatttaattatttgtgCACTTTTTTTATATTTccaaattaaatacttaattttcTCGTAAGGATCAAACATTGTTATCGCAATTTACTCGTCTATAATTCGATCTTCACATTTTCACAAATATCATCAAATaacttataatttataaaaaaaaaacatattttaggtcaaatatcaaaatattataaaatttctacatcgaaaattttaaaattaatgtATAATTTATAAAGTTAGTAATGTCTCAATAGCTTAAATAAAATTGGTTTTTACTTAAAAGtcaaaatgaaaaataaaataatccTATATACTAACAAGCGTAGAGCGTATGTATATTAGTATAAGATAAAAAATAGTATTTAATCTTCATATTacttataaaaattataaattaatgtTTAAGATTGATAAGTAAAGATACATAGTAAACATTAAGTCATCGCTAACAGTTTTGatccaaaaattcaaatttggatCACCAAATTATCCAAACTCTAATCCAAATTTATGATACTCAACGTAATCCAAATTTTGATCCAAATTAACTTTTACATATTATAATACGTAAATATCATATAAACTATTTATtcttaaatttaatatttaaacatgaataattatttatattatatctaataaattaattaaatcaaaaataatttcaTTTACTACActtcaaaaatattaaaattatagaCTTAATTAGCTaaaaatttattaatttcatTAATTAACATATAAAATATCATTAACATTCATTAATTAATcacaaatcaattttaaatataataaactgaaattataaaagtaataaaattattattttatattaaagtAAATTTGGATGAGTGAACGATGGTGATCCAAATTTGAATCAGTACTGTTGGAGGAGAATTTAGGATAATTTGCCCCAAAATTGGATTTTTGGATCACTGTTGGAGATGGCTTTAGTGAATAACTGGACAATCATCCTTGCCCATCTATACCTTCTCATCCTTGTCCTTTACCTTCTTTCCGCTCTATACCTTTATTTGCTTGGAGTCAAGCTTTGGGCTAAAATTGTAAGAGGAGTTTATACatataattcaaattttaacaaaTCTAATGGCATGTGTGTTggaataatataaatattattttaaaaataagtttGCTTCAAAAGAAAATGATGTGTGAGACTTTTGATCGTAAGAATTTCCATTTTGAGACTCTTCATGGTTGTAAGACCTTTCATTTTGAGACTCTTCATTTTAAGATTTTTTATCTCCCATTATCAATAATGTGACATATGACTTTCTACTTATTAGTTTTCACCCCAATAAAAAGGAGTTCTCTCTACTCATTTGAGAATACACAAACAAGATATTCTCTCAAGTACTCTCATATAAATATAAACATGCTTTTGGGCAATAGAGGTCGTGTAACCCTGTAGGTTGATTGTCAAGAGGCCGTGTGTACGTAGTGGGGCAAATTCAACTTTAGTGGAGTGTTAACTCATGCCACGACTCCTACATTTTTACAAGTTATTCGGTTTGCTTTCTCACATTCTCTTATATTCTAAAGTTGAAATTTGGTGTTATTACATATCATATCTACCACCATGACTTTCAATACTTTTATTCCTGATATGTCTAAATTGGACCATTTTgatgaaaaaaattataaaatgtgGTCCAATAAGATAGAGTTTTTTTTGGGTAAGATTGGAGTAGATTATTGTCTTACCAATGATTCAGCCCCCGAAAATTTTAaaagagattttgagaaggatAATAAGACTTGTCGTGGAATTTTATTACATTATATGACTGCTGCTTTATATTTAATCTATAGTAAATCTTTGAAGGACaaagaaatatgggatgctttaaaAACCAAATATGGTTCCGATGATTTTGGGACTAAGAAATATGAATGTAGTCGCTGGCTAAATTTTCGTATGTCTAATGATAAGCATGTTCTTCAACAAGTTCATGAATATGAATATTTGTGTGCCGATATTATTGTTGAAGGAATGAAAATCTGTGAAATATTTCAAGCTAATTATCTTCTTGAGAAATTGTCAGCATCTTGGCAAACGTATGTTCATGCGATGAAGCATAAACAAAACGACTTTACTCTTCAAGAGTTAGTGTCTCATATCAAGATTGAGGAACAAAATCGAATTCAAACAAAAGAGACATCACTTGTTCATTCTTCCTTTACTAATACTAATAATCTTGTTGAGTCAAAAGATGCAGGTCGTAAAAGAGGACCAAAAGATAAGGATCCAAATCAGCTTCATGGAACTAAAATAAAGAATAAGAACTTCAAAGGTAGAAGGTAGTTTAAAGGGAATTGCTTCACTTGTGGAAAGTTCGTACATGCCGACAAGGAGTGTAGGCAAGGACATGGACCTAGTTCaaaaataaaagaagaaaaaACTCAAGCTCAAGCCAATCTCACTGAAGAAATCATAGATGTTGTCCTATCTGGAGTAAATTTAGTGAGCAATATTTCTGAATGGGTGGTGGATACAGGTGCAACTCGCCATATTTGTTCAAATAGGGAGATGTTTGAGGATTATGAGAAAGCATCTGATGGAGAATGTGTTTTCATGGGCAACTCAAGCATTGTGAGTATACTTGGAAAACGAAAGGTTTCTATTAAACTTACCTCTGGAAAACGATTGCATTACATAATGTTTTGCATGTTCCTGATATTCGTAGAAACCTAATTTCTGGAGCTTTATTGAACAAAGGTGGTATTAAATTAACTTTTGAATCTGATAATCTTGTTCTTACTAGAAATGGTGATTTTGTGGGAAAATGCTTTTGTAATGGAGGATTGCTTGTACTTGATATTTTGACTGATAATAAAATTGTTGATGTTTCTGCTTATATTGTTGAATATATTActttatggcatgctagactaggcCTCGTCAATGTTGCTTCTGTCAAAAGGCTTAAACAACTTAGTCTAATACCTGAATTCAGCAATACATCTTTTGATAAATGTGAAGTATGTGTGGAAGCAAAACATCCTAAAAGGCCTTTAATAAAATTGGAAATCGGTCATCAGTATTTCTTAAATTAATTCACAGTGATTTAGGTGACTTTAGGAATACTATAAGCAGAGGAGTTAAACATTAttatatctcttttgtggatgatTTTTCTCGATATATCAAGCTCTACCAGTTGAGTTCAAAAGATGAGTCCGAAGAAAATTTCTTATTTATAAGGCTGAAGTTGAGAATAAGTTACATACAAAAATTAAAAGGTTAAGATCAGATAGGGGTGGAGAATATAATGGGGAAACTTTAAAGAAATTTGGGGAACTTATGAAAATTATTCATGAGGTTATAGCTCCATATGCGCCTGAACAAAATGGAATAGCTGAACAAAAAAATAGAACCTTTAAAGATATGATGAATTCCATGCTTATTAGTTCAGGAATGCCTATTAACATGTGGGGTGAAACTATTCTTTATACTTGTTATGTGCTTAATCGTGTGCCACATAAAAGGTCTGATTAAACTTCTTATGTATtatgaaagggtttcaatcccaACTTGAGTTACCTTAAAGTGTGGGGGTGTTTGGGAAAAATAGGGCTCCCATATTTTCAAAGAATTAAAATTGGGCCAAAGACTGTTGATGGTATTTTTGTCGATTTTAGTGGTGGTGCATATAGACTCATTTTTAAGGATGCATTTGGCTTTGGTTCATTTAAGGAGTCAATAGATGTTGAGTTTTTTTAGCATATTTTTCCTATGAAAGTTCATGTGCAACCGTCCTTAGCTTCTACATCTTTTTTATATATATCACATCATAATATTACATCTTTTAATGAAAGTCCCGAACCTAGATGGAGTAAAAGAGCAAGAGTTGAGACTAGCTTTGGGCCTGATTTTTTAACTACCTTTTTGACTGAAAAAGAGTTTGTAGGTGAGGAGGAGATAAATGCTTTCATTCTTGAAAAAGACCCTAAAACCTATGAGGAGGCCATGAGATCAATTGACTCGAATTTTTGGCTAGAATCCATTAACAGTAAAATAGAGTCCATTATGAATAATAACACTTGGGTTTTATGTGATCTTTCTAGAGGTTGTAAAGCACTGGAAAGCAGGTAGATTTTTAGAACGAAATATAAAACTGATGgatcaattataaaataaaaagcCAGGCTAGTGGTTGGTGGACATCGACAAAAAAAGGGTAGATTTCTTTGATACTCATTCTCCCGTGACCAATATTTCCACCATAAGAGCTTTAATAGCTCTTGCATCCATTCATAATCTTAATGTGCATCAAATGAATGAGGAGATATACATGAACCAACTAGAGGGATGTATTGTCCCTGGATATTAAAACAAGGTATGCCGGCTTATAAGATCATTATATGGTCCTAAACAAGCTCCAAAAGACTGGTATGAAAATTTTCATCAAATTATCACCTCTAATGGCTTCTAGGTAAATGGTTCGGATGCATGTGTTTATTCAAAATTTGATCAATTTGGTTGTGTGATCATATGTCTATATGTGGACGATATGTTAATTTTTGGTACCAATGTTGatgtatgttaggtcacacacactgtagaagggggttgaatacagtgtttagcacaatcaaatcgaatataagaacttaagtaacagaaaacagattttattcaacacaataaactctggtacaatatagaactgtcctctctcagtgatgaacaaattatcacaaaagctgctagagttacaaagaataataacttcgataatcgtaacacttattgtgtaaactctatgcatgtgtttatatactacacaattacaaaataatcttctaattgatatggaatataattctgcttcctaaaatatatcaactagttatcttttcttccaagtattctattcttcatagaattccttcttcatgcacaattctttctgtcttagtctcgatcttttttcctttcaatcagccgcctgccttatctgaaagtcatcttaagtcctgatattatcccctaataaatatcttctgaaccttaagttctgataacttaagttctaatatcttaagttatgtcttcagtataagtgttga
This sequence is a window from Apium graveolens cultivar Ventura chromosome 9, ASM990537v1, whole genome shotgun sequence. Protein-coding genes within it:
- the LOC141686149 gene encoding uncharacterized protein LOC141686149 — encoded protein: MWSNKIEFFLGKIGVDYCLTNDSAPENFKRDFEKDNKTCRGILLHYMTAALYLIYSKSLKDKEIWDALKTKYGSDDFGTKKYECSRWLNFRMSNDKHVLQQVHEYEYLCADIIVEGMKICEIFQANYLLEKLSASWQTYVHAMKHKQNDFTLQELVSHIKIEEQNRIQTKETSLVHSSFTNTNNLVESKDAGRKRGPKDKDPNQLHGTKIKNKNFKGATRHICSNREMFEDYEKASDGECVFMGNSSIVSILGKRKVSIKLTSGKRLHYIINGDFVGKCFCNGGLLVLDILTDNKIVDVSAYIVEYITLWHARLGLVNVASVKRLKQLSLIPEFSNTSFDKCEAEVENKLHTKIKRLRSDRGGEYNGETLKKFGELMKIIHEVIAPYAPEQNGIAEQKNRTFKDMMNSMLISSGMPINMWGETILYTCYVLNRVPHKRSD